The genomic segment taaaaagtttttttctttcccattctttaaTCTACCTGGAAttgctgtttgtttatttatttatttattatttattttggggggctgcacctatggcttgggggaattcccaggccaggtatcgaatccttgccacagcagcgataggccgggtctttaacccactgagccatcaggggacTCCCTGGAATTACTGTTTTTGAAGGGTGTGAGTTTGGGATccggttttatttttattttttttccatttgtatagcAACTTGGCTTAGGAACAATTACTGAATAGTAGTATCCTTTTTCTATGAATCTGCAGTGTCATTTTTGTCATATATCACAGTTCTCTCATAAATGAGGGTGTCTGTCTGGGTGCTCTGTGgtaggttttggggttttttgcaactgtttttttttttctggtctttttttttttttaatctttgtctttgtagggccatacccgtggaatatggaggttcccaggctaggggtcaaactggagctgcagctgccagcctatgtcacagccccagcaacacaggatctgagctgcatcttcgacctataccacagcacacagcaacgctgggtccttaacccactgcgagaggccagggatcaaacccatgttctcatggatactagtcgggttcgttaacctgagtcacaacaggaactcctgcagttgttgttttttaaatgttctcatttaGTAAAGTAAAATTAGTCCTTACAgaattttagggctgcaaccacagcatgcagaagttcccagactatgggtcaaattggagctagagttgctggccacagccacagtcacagcaaagcagaatctgagccatgtctgtgacctgcaccacagctcacagctcacagcaggaccattaactcattgagcgaggccagggattgaacctgcatactcatggttactagtcagatttgtttctgctacgccaccatgggaactttcaagaaactttttaaaaaattgtactgCTCTATGAAATCCCAAAAGTCTGGGAATGATTGTCTTATCACCAATTCCAAAATTCtgctaattcttctttttttttttggccacctaatccttaatccactgagtggggccggggatggaacctgcatcctggcactacagagacaccactgatctctgtcccgccacagcaggaactgctgcTAATTCTTGAGTTGCCCTGATTCCTTTAGCGTTGGTTGTATCAAATCTGAAATTGGCGAAGGTGATGCCCGTTTCCACCATACTATCCAGGAGAAACCCCAGAAGAAAAGCACTGATGCGATTTGAGACTCTCTGCTCTTCGTGTGCTCCCAGCGTGATTTCTTCCTCCCCCAGTCACACTGGTCCTCTCTCTGGTGCAGGTTACGTCGCTGGCTTTGTCGACTTGGAGGTGAGCAATAGATCAGACCTGTACGATGTGTTTGTGAATCTGGCAGATAGTGAGATCACCATTGCTCCGCTCGCAAAAGGTTAGTTCTCTATCATCTTCTCTTCTGTTGCTGACACAAGATGTAAGCCATGCGGTTCTATTTTTTAGGCTGATTCTCTAAAACCAGTATTCGAGGGTCTGCCTTACCTGCTGTGCTGAGGCTGGAAGGGTTTTCGTGTGTCTAGAACACAGCACTCATTCTGATAGACCAGCCCATTAGCGATACATGTGAGTGCTGGTGCTGCACAGTTTACGTTAAGATTAATGGTCTACTCACCTTGTCTCCCCACTTTTCTATTTCAACAAGGTATATTTGTTATCTGTTGCTGCATAACTGATTACTGCTAAACTTAGTTATTTAAAACGGCAAATACTTACTATCTCACAGTTTTGGTGGGCAGGAATTTAGGAATGACTTAGCTAGGAGGTTCTGGTTCAGGGTCTCTCATGAGGTTTTAATCAAGATATTGCCAGGACTGCAGTCAAAAGAGGGCTTGATTGGGGCTAGAGGGTCCACTTCCAAGCGGACTCACGTGGCTGTTGACAGGAGGCCTCAGCGCACGGGCCTCTCCAGAGGGCAGCTTGAGTGTTATCACCACGTGACTGCTGGCCTCCCCAACAGGGATTATTAACTCAAGAGAGAGTGGACCACGGCGCCTTCTGTGAcctagtcttggaagtcctacaCCACTGTTTCCCCCATTTTTGTTAAGTCATTAAGGGAGAATGAGATTAAGGAGTATCAAAAAGTGTGCAGACATTGTCACTCCACAATGTTGAATATGACTCCCGTATGGAGACTCTTCCTGAAGCCTATCTCCATAAGCAGTAGGGAATGAGTGCAATCTTGGGCTAATAAGAAAggatgctcttggagttcctgtcatggcaaagcggaaacgaatcttactaggaaccgtgaggttgcaggttcgatccctggccttgcttggtgagttaaggatctggccttgccgtgagctggggtgtggatcacagactcggctgggatatggtgatggtgttgctgtggccagcagctgtagctccagttagacccctagtctgggaacctccatatgcctcaggtacagccctaaaaagccaaaaaaaaaccccaaaaaacaaacaaaaaagaagaaaggatgttctagggagttcccctgtggctcagcaggttaaggatccagcactgtcactgctgtggctctggttacagctgtggtgtgggtttgatccctggcccaggaacttccacatggcacaggtgtggccgggaaaaaaaaaaaggtcctaaATTACAGCTGCCAAACATAGAAAATATTGGATTAAATACATTTTGAGCTCAGGACACTATGAGATACTAGTTTTAGATGGGAATTACTGATAATAGCTTTTGtattgtcatttctttcttctaaaagtgGGAGCAGCTAAATGCCAGTCAATTAGGGATTTTTGTTAATGAGGTTCTGATTATGTGAGGTTTTTATCTAGCAGCCTCGAATTAATAGGACcagaactcattttcttttaatttgcttttatctttatatatatatatttttttcttttaatttgctttGAAATTACAAACATAATATGTATTCCTggtgaaaaattcaaaatatagaaTCAGATCTTTAGGATACACTGCCTTTTGTGACACCAGAGCAATAGAAAACTAGCTTCAGCCAGGGCCATGGGAGCTACTGCAGCGTTAGGACCAGAAAGCATGGCCACTgcctgctgcctctgctgctcTGAGTCTATACAACGGGCTCATCCTAGGGGACTTTGTCCCTCGGAGTGTCAAAAGGAACTTCTATGAACCTCCTTGCTGCAGAAAACAGCAAGCTATATAATTAATGTAACAGCTTGCTGCTTTGGCCCATTTCTGAAGGCCTTGACACTAAATGTTGAGCTGCTTCTGCAGAACTGACAGGAAGTGCTGTTTTCACAGTATCTCTGCCAGAAAGATACGTGTAAATGCTCAACTGGACAGGAAAGTCAGACTCTTGGCTTAAAATCACAACCTGTTTGTAATCAGTTTTTATTAGGTTTtgtctagaaataaaaaattgaaaaagaaaaagaaaataaaaaataaaagttctgctctggctcagatttcCACGTGCTGTTTCGGCAACTTCCACGTGCTAcaaatgtagccaaaaaaagaattcttatatCAGAATTTTGGTTTGGTattggtatatttttgttttggacATGAAGTATATAAATCATGATCATGCTTTACCTCCTATTGTGTCATATTTGTGTGCAGTAATGAGATGGAAATGTGGGGGGTTgtcagttgctttttaaaaatcccctctGTATCaagcttttttttggtttttttttagggctgtaccctcggcacatggatgtttccaggctagggatgtaatcagagctgcagctgccagtctacaccacaggcacagcaacgcaggatctgagccacgtctgcaacctacactgcagctcatggcaatgccagatccttaacctacagagcgaggccagggatggaaccctcatcctcatggatcctagttggattcgttaaccgctgacccatgaaaggaactcctgatgattatttttaattatgtaaactTCTCAATGTTCACACAACATATTCTTCTTGATCTCACCAGAGGCCATGACAATGGGCAAACTGCATAAAGAAATCGGTCAGTTAATTGTCCAGTCGGCAGAAGATCCAGAGAAATCAGACAGCCAAGTTATACAGGTAATGCTTTCATCTTCCCATGGACTGAGTCCCCAAACGGTATCACTGGGCAGTGGCTGGTTATCTGCTTGCTGTTCACGTGAACTGGGTGACAATGCCTGGAGAGGCCGGGGGACAGCTGCTCAGATGAGGTCTGCAGGACCTGGAGAGGATGAGCAACCCTGGCCAATCAGTTGCTAGGCTCCCAGGGAGAGGTGGGTGCAGGGGGCTGGTGCTGAAGCCAAGCAAGTATAGTGACAGATGTAATTGCCGGTGGTAAGAGGGCCATGGGGTTTGGTGGGGACCTGACAGCAGCAGTGTTCTTTTTGTTCAGTGCTGGTGGCCCGTCTATGTCCAGGAGAGGTGTGTGGGTGTTATCCTGAGAAATCAGGCCAGGATGCTGGGTGACAGGAGAGGATAGGACAGGACAGGCTAGGCTACTGAGACTCCTACCCGATCATCAttgcccgcccctcccccccccgtccccccatCCATGTTAGAATGAAAACACTGATTCTTTACAATGTTGGTAAAATGTGTAAATTCAAGTTTTGAATTACTGTGTTTTTCATGGACTAAAAGTCATCCAAAGATGACTTGGTATAATATAGGATGAGAGTGTCTGGCATGTCGCAGAggttcaaaaatatttgaataaattaatgatgtCAGCAAAccaggtttgttgttgttgttgttgtttgtcttttagggctgcacctgaggcacatggaggttcccaggctaggagtccaatcggagctatagctgctggcctacaccacagccacagccatgccagatccttaacccactgatcggggccagggatcaaaccctgtcctcatggatgctagtcaagttcgctaactgctgagccacgacaggaattccagcaAACCAGGATGTAATGCAAGCTGTGGCGAATCCTCAATGATCCAAAGGGAATGGCAGTCAGGGAAGGGGAGTGAAGCCTGTGTGGCAGGTGCTGGGTCACTCACCCTGGGCAAGAGAGGGCTTGGGGAAGAGATTTGTTCTAAAAACAATACCGGGGGAGAGGGTGCTCCGAGTCAGGGAGCGggtaagaaaaaacatttttaaaataagaaccaTATCAGGTTCCTCAAAAAAGCAGATACAGAATCAGTATAGATCTgaaaattctacttctgggtatatatcaaaatgaattaaaagcagGCACACAAATAGATATTTGTGCAcctatgtccatagcagcattatttacaatactcAAAAggttaaaataggagttcccattgtggctcagtggttaacgaatccgactaggaaccatgaggttgcgggttccatccctggcctcactcagtgggataaggatccggcattgctgtgagccgtggtgtaggttgcagacgcggctcagattccatgttgctgtggctgtggtgtaggctggcggctacagctctgattagacccctagcctaggaacctccctatgctgcgggtgcagccctagaaaagaccaaaaaaaaaaaaaaaaaaaggtaaaaataaccCATATGTCCATCACCgtctgaatgaatggataaacaaaatgtagtgtaggagttcccgttgtggcgcagtggttaacgaatccgactaggaaccatgaggttgtgggtttggttcctgcccttgctcagtgggttaaagatccggccttgccgtgagctgtggtgtaggttgcagaagcggctcggatcccgtgttgctgtggctctggcgtaggccagcggctacagctccgattagactcctagcttgggaacctccatatgccgcagaagcggcccaaagaaatagcaaaaagacaaaaaaaaaaatctaagagaagTCTCACAGTTGTGTGGCATGTGTTGtcggattgaaaaaaaaatgtagtgtatacctacagtggaatattactcagccttaaaaagaatgaagttctggggttctcttgtggtacagcaggttagggatccatcgtctctacagtggctcaggcttgatccctggccccgggaacttccacatgtcatgggtctggcttaaaaaaaaatggttaggagttcccgtcatggtgcagtggttaacaaatccgactaggaaccatgaggttgcaggttccatccctggccttgctcagtgggttaaggatccggcattgccgtgagctggggtgtgggtcgcagatgcggctgggatcccgcattgctgtggctctggtgtaggccagaggctatagctccgattcgacacctagcctgggaacctccatatgccacaggagcggcataagaaatggaaaaaagagaaaaaaaaaaaaaaaaaggttaggagttcccatcgtggcgcagtggaaaggaatctgactaggagccatgaggttgccagtttgatcagtgggtaaggatccggcattgccgggaactgtggtgtaggtcaaagatgcagcttggatctggagttgctgtggctctggagcaggctggtggctacagctccaatccgacccctagcctgggaacctccatatgccgagagtgcggcccaagaaagcaaaataaaagtggCTAAATGACATACCCCCTCTACTGTTGCTGCTGCTCAAAATTACCCATGATGACATTTATTTCTTGtggttttaaatgtttctttttataatttataaagttagtctggtaaaaaaaaaggaagaattctaGAGAACTATTCAAACTTTCTGATATTGACATATTGCGTGTTTTCCTGTTCTATTAAAGGATatttccctaaaaacaaaagaaatcttcACCAACTTGGCTCCATTTTCAGAAGTTTCAGATGATGGAGAAAAACGAGTGCTTAATTACGAGGCCCTAAAGCAAAGACGATTTCCACCAGCAACAGAAAACTTCCTGTACCATCTAGCAGCCGCGGAACAAATGCTGAAAATCTAATCATGGGACCGAATGTGTCACTGATGACTGGTCTCAAGCCCCAGCACCATGACTATCCATTAACTATGTAAAATACTGGAAATAACAAAgcaaatgttatattttttaatgatttatttgaaAGCATTGCGATTTGACCTGGGAAAGCACTGAAAACACCTCTGATCTCCTCCTGTCTGATTAATCTCATGCCTACTCTCAGTGTTTACAAAGCACCACATATAACGTTATAAAACGGCCCAATGTCCTAGAGTAAGAGCAGAACAGCTCTGTCATATCTTCGCACAAATTACAGCGAATCCAAAAGCCTTCATTAGTATCAGTTCCAGTGTGTCTCACTGTGTAGCCACAAACTAAGAATGGTTTCTTTTCAGAAAGCTGCCTGAAATTTGGCTTTGTATTCTTCTAGGAAGAGCGTGAAGTCCTCAGGAGGAACTCTACTTTCTGAGCCAAACTACTAAGTTTCCTGCAGAACCATCGAGAAAGTCATTCAAAAGACCCTGCAGTTGCActttcttggaaaagaaaatttttttcatagactTTGAACATTTTGCCTATATTGTAAGGGTTTTGCATAGATTTTATACTTGAGTAGACAACTTTAATAATCCATATGTATACTGCCGCAGCAGTGTGCATTTGGCAAACTTAAGACATTAGTACTTACTTAGCCCTGTTGCTAGCAAGAGTCTTTTGAAAAAGATGCCAGTCCTTAATGTGGTAAATTAAGAATCCCACTTTGAATATAAATGCCAGTCTGACGGAAACAGCAGCTTTATATAATTGGTGAGAGATGtgagaattaattttattttttgactttttagggccgcacccagagcatatggaagttcccaggttaggggtcacatcggagctgtggccaccggcctacaccacaaccacagccatgccagatcccagccgtgtctgcgacctacaccacgggccacggcagtgcaggatccttaacccactgagcaaggccagggatagaacccgcattctcatggatgctagtcgggttcattactgctaagccacctcaggaactccagaattaactTCTTGCAAGGGCCAAAGCCAGAGAATGTCTTCAAGCAACTTCAGTAAAGATATTTTAGCCACACATGAAGGTAACTGTTCGGTTAGATACCTTTGTCATAATTGGAGAcctaaaaattgcaaaataagcACTAAGTTATGTCCTTGTTATTATATGTATTCACATTAACTATGGAAGGTTATTTTTCACACAGTTCTGTTGTCCTTAGAAATCTTACCCAGCAAAATGTTTGCGGAAAAACTTGTCCTTATTGgatctttcatttattcttggTGTTAGACATTtgttaaggaaaacattttttaaacagcgCCCCCTTCCCTGGATGGCAGCAGAGGAGGATTTGAAATGAGATGATGTTTACTGAGGCAAACACCTGAAAATTAAATCTGCACTTTATGAAAATGAATACTAAcattttttctccctcattttttatattacttaCTATATTAGCTAATGATCAAAGttgttaaaatgacaaatttatgatacagaaataaaatggaaatattttgatattCAACAGAGTTTTAGGCAGAtgaaaaattctctttctctAAATTCTATCCCCTCCAAACAAATAAACggaaaaaacatttttgtcaTCTGCAAACCAGCTGGGGAATTATCCAAAGGCCCATTTGAAAGTTAAAACTTCTGGCTCCTTCCACCACGGGCTCAGCCCTTAtctccctccatctcccactTCCTGGAGCTGACTGGCTGACTGTAAGGTCACAGTGTCATCTTTGAAaagatgcccccccaccccccgattACAACTCTGTCATCTGTGTCAGTGGTTAAATCTCCACCCGGAGCCTGTGCACATTTTGTTCTTTAAGTTTGTTTAGTACAAGCCTGTGGCTGCAAGGAGCCCACTAGTAGATCATTTTtactgattttgtctttttaggctgttGTTAAACATCTTTTACCAAATTTGGAGATAACTCATTGTGGCCTAAGGAAAACTGAAAGCCACAGGTGCATTCTTCGGTGACTCGGGGTACGTGTGTTGGAAAGAAATGTCTGGGTGTCTACCCCACACTGTGCACTGCCTATCCTGGGGCTTCCTTGGTGCACAAGACAACAGTTCCATTCTCGAGGCACAGTCCACAGGGGTGTAGGGTCAGCAAACAGGTGAGAGCTGTGGGAGCACGTGGGAGGGACCCCTAATTCAGTACTGTGACTCCTGGAAGGCTCCTGGAGAAAAGTGATTGATGTCCAAATGAGACCTGAAGCACAGGCAGGAGTCAGCCAGAGCAGAGGGACCCGCTGGGGGAAGGTCCAGAGAAGTGAGCCCACAGCACAGTGGAGGAACTGCAGCTCGGTCCagggtgaggagagggagaggcaagaGCTGAGTAAGGTGAAGGCTCCTGCCTGCCATGGCAAGGAATTTGGACTTGAACCTGATGCACTGGAAAGCcatttaaggcttttttttgggggggggggtctttttgccatttcttgggccgctcccactgcatatggaggttcccaggctaggggtctaatcagagctgtagctgctggccacagccacaaccacagcaacacaggatccgagcagcctctgcaacctacaccacagctcacggcaatgccggatccttaacccactgagcaaggccagggatcgaacccgcaacctcatggttcctagtcggattcgttaaccactgcgccgcgacgggaactcccatttaaggctttttttatttttattttttggctgcacccatgccggatcctgaacctgctcggccaccagggaactcctcttaaggCTTTGAAGCAGGGGTGGTTTAGAAGAGCAGATGGATTGGAGGGGTGGGAGATGAGCTGAGCGATACCAGCAGGGGATGCTGTTGGACTGAGCTGGGGTGGTAGCAGGGGCCATGGGGGAGAGGTGTCGTGATCCTGTCTAACGAAACTGATACGCGCTGGTGCCCTTTCCTAGACTGGGAAGGAAAGACGGTCTCTGTGGGCATCTAAGTGGCACATGCGGGATCAGCAGGACTCAGGCCTGCTGCTCGGGAGAGTGAGCCCCGTGACGGGCCTGCACAGCCGGCAGAGTGGCAGTATGAACAGCACTGTGGGGGCATGGATGACAGCAGGCTTAGCAGTGGAAAGTAGGGTGCAGACTAGAAGACTGTTCGAAAAAGTCTGGCTACAAGCCGCACAGGGTGGGGGGGTTGCCTTTTAATGAGGCAGGTGGCTCAAGCAGTTTAAATGCTACTGGGCAGGAGCAGAGACGGGAGGGAGGCTGAAGCCAGAGGGGCAGAGGAGGCTGCAGAGCCAGGACCTGCGGAAACGGAAGGGTTGGGCCCAGGGCACAGCTGACCTTGCGTGGAGGGGGTCAGCAGGTTTGGTGCCAGGAGGCCCAGAGCCTTAGGTTTCACCGTGAAGGAAGAGATGAGGTCACGTGCCAGTGAAGGAAGGCGCTGGGCAGCTGCTGGCAAAGACTTTAAGCAGTTGTCCAAATAGGAGCAGGCTGGGAAGGGAGACAGGACTGCTTTGGGGTCTGGAGGCCCTCACTGGCACTCCACGTGTGTACCAATTTAATGCCTGTGCCCGGGGCACATGGGCACAGTGGACCTTTCTCCTTCGTTTTCAAATACTCCACCTTGGACAAGTTTATTCGTAATTTCACAGTATCCCTTCACAGGGTGATGGAACAAATGGAAGACTGAATCTTCTATCACTATCCACCCAGCAACCCCGTGGGGTGGGTCAGACCGGACAGCTGCCATTTCTCCTCTTCCATCCAGGCTTGTTTAACCCTAGGCGTGACCAGCCTTGAAACAGTCTTGGCATATGTAAGCCATTCTGTTGGCACAGACACCTCTGGGGTTTCCAGGACACCTCGGGCGGAGTTCTCAAAACTGAAACCTTGGAGAAAGGTTTTCATGAAGGAACCAAACAAATCCCGGGAAAACTCACCCCCTACACCCCTCTGTTATAGAAGAGTTCTGTTTCTTCTGTTGCAGACTGAATTTCCTTCTCAAGCTCACTGCACTGTAtctgaaaaacaaagttaaattcTTAATATTCATATTAAGAAGTGTTCTTACCTTAGACGCCaagttcaaaataaaacattttcagaaagcaTCTACTTCACAGTCCAACTTTTTCAGTGATGTCTAATCTCTAGCAAgaaacattatcttttttttttttgtctttttgcctcttcttgggccgctcccgtggcacatggaggttcccaggctaggggtccaatcggagctgtagccactgacctacgccagagccacagcaatgccagatccaagccacgtctgcgacctacaccacagctcatggcaacgccggatcattaacccactgagcagggcagggagcgaacccgcaacctcatggttcttagtcggattcgttaaccactgcgccacgacgggaactccaagaaacattaTCTTCTTAAAAACTTGCTTACGGAAAATGTCAAACGTAAACAAATGTGACAAGAATATAATGAATCCTTATATACTCGTCACTCAGCTTTAACTATTAACCATCCGCCAATCTTTTTTCATCAAGCATCCCGCATATCAAATTATGGGGTATTTTCTGGAGTGTTTTACGGCAATTCTCAGATGTGTCATTTCACCTGCAAATACTTCAGTACAAAATCCCAAAGGATAGACTTTGTTACAGAACtactatactattttttttttttggtctttttgccttttctagggccactcctgtggcctatggaggttcccaggctaggggttgaatcggagctgcagccaccggcctatgccagagccacagcaatgcaggatccgagcctcgtctgtgacctacaccccagctcacggcaaggccggatccttaacccactgagcaaggccagggatcgaaccggcaacctcatggttcctagtcggattcgttaaccactgagtcacaacgggaactccccagaactacTCTACTATAACCAAATTAACACCTAATTAACACCTAACTCTACTATAACAAAATTAACACACCTAACAAAATTAACAACAACGTAGTCAACAAACATTTCTAGTGTAGCAACAAGCTGACCTGGCAGGCAGAGGCAGCTAATGGAAAAGGAGCTTTGAGAGGAACAAGCTCCCTCATCAGGACCC from the Phacochoerus africanus isolate WHEZ1 chromosome 15, ROS_Pafr_v1, whole genome shotgun sequence genome contains:
- the DENND10 gene encoding DENN domain-containing protein 10 isoform X3, with product MYLKHGSPVKMMESYIAVLTKGICQSEENGSFLSKDFDARKAYLAGSIKDIVSQFGMETVILHTALMLKKRIVVYHPKIEAVQEFTRTLPALVWHRQDWTILHSYVHLDADELEALQMCPGYVAGFVDLEVSNRSDLYDVFVNLADSEITIAPLAKEAMTMGKLHKEIGQLIVQSAEDPEKSDSQVIQDISLKTKEIFTNLAPFSEVSDDGEKRVLNYEALKQRRFPPATENFLYHLAAAEQMLKI